The Streptomyces sp. R28 region AGCTCCGGCAGGAGACTCACCCCCGTCACTTCCGCCCGGCTTCGCAATCCGCAGTACCCCATGGTCTGGTTTACGTGTCAAGGAGTTCACGGGGGAGCCTCCAGGGGGCGCCCAGTTGCATTTGCCGCCAGCAGGTGCAGGGCGGTGGGCGTCAGCGGGAGCGCGAGGCCCGTCCCGGCGGGGTGGAGGGATCGGTTTCGCCCCGTTCGCACCACTTCCGAGTGCCCGTACGGCCGTCGGTAGCCCGGGCACGAAGAGGGCGACGTCGCTCGTCACCACGCGCCGCCCGTCGTGTACGAGCTCCGGGAGCGTGCGCGGGCCCGAGCCGGTCGCCGGCAGGACGTCACGGCGCGCGGGGCAGCCGTACGCGCCCGAGAGGGTGCTCCCTGGGCACGCCGTACGGCAGTACCGATCGGCCTGCTCACACCGACTCCTCCCCGCCGACCCGCTCCAGCAACGCCACCGGCAGCCGCTCGAACAGCTCCTCCAGGCGCGCGTGCCCGCTGAACTCCCGCTCCGGGGCCAGCACGTCGGCCCACCGCCCCGGCGGGAGCGGCAGCAGCGTGTCACGCCAGCCGCCGGACCGTGCCAGGCCCAGCGACAGTCGCGTCACGGCGGTGACCACCTCACCGGAGCGCACGAAGGCCGCACAGTGCGCGGCCGACGGCCCCTCGGCGGCCAACGGCGCGTACGACGCCGAGTCACCGAACACCTCGGGGCGCCGCCCGCGCAGCCGTAGCGCCGCCGCAGTCACGGCGCCCTTCTCGCCGGGATCCTCGTGCGGGAACCGTACGGCCCGCCGGTTGTCGGGGTCGACCAGCGCCCGGTACTCGCCCTCGGTGCCCTGGTAGACGTCGGGGACGCCCGGCATCGTCAGCTGGGTCAGGGCCATGCCCAGCATGTTGGCCCGGATGTGCGGCTCCAGGCGGCCTCGGAAAGCGGCCACGCGCGCGTACGGCGCCCCGCACGGCCCCGCCGCGACGAACTCCGCCATCGCCTCCTCGTACGGCGGCTCCTGCTCCGTCCAGCTCGTGAACAGCCCCGCCTCGCGCACATGCTTCAACAGGGCGCCCTGAACGCGGTCGACGTCCGCATCGCCCAGCCCGAACACCGTCTGCCAGGCCGCCCACGCCAGTTGCGCGTCCGGCACGCCCTCGCCGTCGCGCGTCACCTCGGTCAGAACGTCCCCCCATTTCTCCGGGCACTCGGTGAGCACGGCCAGGGCGGCCCGTACGTCGGCACTGCGCTTGGTGTCGTGCGTCGACGCGACCGTCCCGGTGAGGGGCCAGTCGCGCTGCACGCGCGCGCAGTAGGCGTGGAACGCGTCGGGTGAGACGGCAGGGCTCCCCGGGTTCCCGCCCACCTCGGTCGCCGACAGCAGCGGCACATAGCGGTAGAACGCCGTGTCCTCCACGGACTTGGCCCGTAGCGCCGACGCCGTCTGCGCGAACCGCGTCCGGAACTCCACGTGCTCCGGCCCGTCCCCGGCCCGCCCGAGCACCAGCTCGCGCACGACATCGACCGCACCGGCCTCCTCGGGCACGACGAAGGCGAGCCGGGCCTCGGCCGCGGCCTCCTCGGTGACCACGCGGGCCGCGTCAGCCAAGGAGTACGGCCGGTAGACCTCCAGCCGGGCGAGGAGTTCCTGCAGCGCGGTGCGCAGCGCCCAGGGCGCGCGGTCGCGCAGCGCGGGCTCCGTGGATGTGACACACACGCGGTGCGCCACTCGCGTCAGTCGGTCGATCTCGGTGGCCAGCTCGTGCGTGAGCACCTTGTACGCCGCCCGCCGCACCGTCGCCTCCCAGTCGCCGCCCCGGTCCGTCTGCGGGGCCGCGAACCGCCGGTACCGGCCGAGGAGTTCCCCGAACCCCGCCGGGTCGGTGAACAGGCCGTCGACCTGCCGCAGGGCGTCGTAGCCGGTGGTGCCCGCGACGGGCCAAGAGGCCGGCAGGCGCTCCCCGTCCGACAG contains the following coding sequences:
- the treY gene encoding malto-oligosyltrehalose synthase, which translates into the protein MTPERPDPMVPTATYRLQLQPSFPFEAAATAVPYLASLGVSHLHLSPVLEAVPGSGHGYDVVDHARVREELGGEEGLRALARTAREHGLGLVVDIVPNHMAMAPRHNRALWEVLREGPKSPYARWFDIDWEAQGGQVLLPVLGHPLGEELGRMEVDGDVLRYYDQVFPLREGTEELPLPQLLDAQWYRPVWWRLARTELNYRRFFSISELIGVRVEDPEVFEATHAKILQLLREGVIDGLRIDHPDGLADPDGYLQRLHEATGGRWTVVEKILSDGERLPASWPVAGTTGYDALRQVDGLFTDPAGFGELLGRYRRFAAPQTDRGGDWEATVRRAAYKVLTHELATEIDRLTRVAHRVCVTSTEPALRDRAPWALRTALQELLARLEVYRPYSLADAARVVTEEAAAEARLAFVVPEEAGAVDVVRELVLGRAGDGPEHVEFRTRFAQTASALRAKSVEDTAFYRYVPLLSATEVGGNPGSPAVSPDAFHAYCARVQRDWPLTGTVASTHDTKRSADVRAALAVLTECPEKWGDVLTEVTRDGEGVPDAQLAWAAWQTVFGLGDADVDRVQGALLKHVREAGLFTSWTEQEPPYEEAMAEFVAAGPCGAPYARVAAFRGRLEPHIRANMLGMALTQLTMPGVPDVYQGTEGEYRALVDPDNRRAVRFPHEDPGEKGAVTAAALRLRGRRPEVFGDSASYAPLAAEGPSAAHCAAFVRSGEVVTAVTRLSLGLARSGGWRDTLLPLPPGRWADVLAPEREFSGHARLEELFERLPVALLERVGGEESV